From one Rhodobium gokarnense genomic stretch:
- a CDS encoding DUF427 domain-containing protein, which yields MAETGRRIEVTPFPGRITVRLAGTIVAESGEALALSEGSYPVVYYVPQKDLRPDAFEPSAHRTHCPFKGDASYFHIVAKGTRAENAAWSYRTPIEGTAAIAGHVAFYPDKVEIEVTPAR from the coding sequence ATGGCCGAAACCGGTCGCCGCATCGAGGTGACGCCCTTTCCCGGGCGAATAACAGTGCGCCTTGCCGGCACGATCGTGGCGGAAAGCGGCGAGGCGCTGGCGCTGTCGGAGGGCAGCTATCCGGTCGTCTACTATGTGCCGCAGAAGGACCTCAGGCCGGACGCCTTCGAGCCGTCGGCGCACCGGACCCATTGCCCGTTCAAGGGCGATGCCAGCTATTTCCACATCGTCGCAAAGGGAACGCGGGCGGAAAACGCCGCCTGGAGCTACCGGACGCCGATCGAGGGAACGGCTGCGATCGCCGGCCATGTCGCCTTTTATCCCGACAAGGTCGAGATCGAGGTGACGCCCGCCCGGTGA
- a CDS encoding DUF2278 family protein: MPIDRYGIWCGQAVRVTAETNADDAETPHIHLFYNDGGGKDFRASINVKSTAAISELALYKDEHFSHPVLQLLPEVSPGFHQLPPKPNSLAIDYIRSNLLDFSEGLLLPHDIPGRENDLLDLMLPTLRQAAEKKSKVFLFGEPYSGNDGIHDVHMNQGNARSFEKYNGVWQDGGLIIEDTDNDRHIAIWLAFGSQAVHTDEKTGNALPGSQLVAELLGKDRPIPPRPDIEVIPEDLPVAIVSALVNPIGGENQDAHSGRPELVYLLNRTTSGISLAGWQLLNRNDDPRVLSSDVWLAPGDVRAVTMGDVPLSNSGGLISLLDPDGTKVDGVSYTRDDAKNEGQIVLFRSG; this comes from the coding sequence ATGCCGATCGATCGTTACGGAATCTGGTGTGGGCAAGCCGTTCGGGTGACGGCCGAAACCAATGCCGACGATGCGGAAACACCGCACATCCACCTGTTCTACAACGACGGCGGCGGGAAGGATTTCCGGGCATCGATAAATGTGAAATCGACGGCCGCGATTTCAGAACTGGCCCTCTACAAGGACGAGCATTTTTCTCACCCCGTTCTCCAGTTGCTGCCGGAGGTGAGCCCGGGATTCCATCAATTGCCGCCAAAACCCAATTCGCTCGCCATCGACTACATCCGCAGCAATCTGCTCGACTTTTCCGAAGGCCTTCTGTTGCCGCACGACATTCCGGGCCGGGAGAACGACCTTCTCGACCTGATGCTCCCGACCCTGCGCCAGGCGGCGGAGAAGAAATCGAAGGTTTTCCTGTTCGGCGAGCCTTATTCGGGCAATGACGGCATTCACGACGTTCACATGAACCAGGGAAATGCCAGGAGTTTCGAAAAATACAACGGCGTCTGGCAAGACGGCGGCCTGATCATCGAAGACACCGACAATGACCGCCACATCGCGATCTGGCTCGCATTTGGATCGCAGGCGGTCCATACGGACGAAAAGACCGGAAACGCCCTGCCGGGAAGCCAATTGGTCGCCGAACTTCTGGGCAAAGACAGGCCGATCCCGCCGCGTCCCGATATTGAGGTGATCCCCGAGGACCTTCCGGTCGCCATCGTCAGCGCGCTCGTCAATCCGATCGGCGGCGAGAACCAGGACGCCCATTCGGGCCGGCCCGAGCTCGTCTATCTGTTGAACCGGACGACATCGGGTATTTCGCTTGCCGGCTGGCAACTGCTCAACCGAAACGATGACCCCCGTGTCCTTTCAAGCGACGTGTGGCTGGCGCCGGGCGACGTGCGCGCCGTGACGATGGGCGACGTTCCGCTCTCGAACAGCGGCGGCCTGATTTCCCTGCTCGACCCAGACGGCACGAAGGTCGACGGCGTCAGCTACACGCGTGACGATGCCAAGAACGAGGGACAGATCGTGCTCTTCCGCAGCGGCTGA
- a CDS encoding CDP-alcohol phosphatidyltransferase family protein, with protein MATVFDLKPRFQALLRPLVVQLAGAGITPNEVTLFALVLSAAGGSFLISVPDAPAMLLILPVVLFLRMALNAIDGMLAREHDMKTRRGAVLNEIGDVLSDLCLYLALIPPFLALGAAAIPVVAFCLGAVLTEFAGLLGQVIGGGRRHDGPMGKSDRALAVGVTAFLIAVFGLPVVVIDGIFVTLAIATALTVWKRLDAALKAAGEDG; from the coding sequence ATGGCGACCGTCTTCGACCTGAAACCGCGGTTCCAGGCCCTTTTGCGGCCGCTCGTCGTGCAACTGGCCGGAGCCGGCATCACGCCGAACGAGGTGACGCTCTTTGCCCTCGTCCTCTCGGCTGCCGGCGGCAGCTTCCTTATCTCCGTGCCCGACGCCCCGGCGATGCTTCTCATCCTTCCCGTCGTCCTCTTTCTGCGCATGGCGCTCAATGCCATCGACGGCATGCTGGCGCGCGAGCACGACATGAAGACCAGGAGGGGCGCCGTCCTCAACGAGATCGGCGACGTCCTTTCCGACCTCTGCCTCTATCTGGCGCTGATCCCGCCCTTCCTTGCCCTCGGCGCCGCGGCCATTCCGGTCGTTGCCTTCTGCCTCGGCGCGGTGCTGACGGAATTCGCCGGCCTGCTCGGCCAGGTCATCGGCGGCGGACGGCGCCATGACGGGCCGATGGGCAAGTCGGACCGGGCGCTGGCCGTCGGCGTCACCGCGTTTCTCATCGCCGTCTTCGGCCTGCCGGTCGTCGTCATCGATGGCATCTTCGTGACGCTTGCCATCGCCACGGCGCTGACCGTCTGGAAGCGGCTCGATGCGGCGCTGAAGGCGGCCGGAGAGGACGGCTGA
- a CDS encoding DMT family transporter, with protein MARLTPVFVMVLALGGLSLMDALVKMLGASYPVWQITFLRYAFGLTVALLLIPLARPAWPDAQTIRANMLRGILVLAAAASFFHTVQYLPLALATTLFFLAPLFTVALGGLLLGEPVTRSALVALGLGLAGVVVIAGGSLATDQLDGTLTENAIGFALGILTAICYSTAIVTIRVRAQKDDKVSMAVLQSLGAVILVTPLGLATWEPVATADLGLFLAVGTCGTMGFLAISYALSLAPVTRIAPLEYAAFLWASLWGFLFFGETPRLPTILGGALIVIAGLIVIRQESAVAMTEEETPPV; from the coding sequence ATGGCGCGCCTTACTCCCGTTTTTGTCATGGTCCTTGCCCTTGGCGGCCTGTCGCTGATGGATGCCCTCGTCAAGATGCTCGGCGCCAGCTATCCGGTCTGGCAGATCACCTTCCTGCGCTATGCCTTCGGCCTTACCGTGGCGCTTCTGCTCATCCCGCTGGCGCGGCCGGCCTGGCCCGACGCCCAGACGATCCGCGCCAACATGCTGCGCGGTATCCTGGTGCTTGCCGCGGCGGCCAGCTTCTTTCATACCGTCCAGTATCTGCCGTTGGCGCTGGCGACGACCCTCTTCTTCCTCGCGCCGCTGTTCACGGTCGCGCTCGGCGGCCTCCTTCTCGGCGAACCGGTTACCCGCAGCGCGCTTGTCGCCCTCGGCCTCGGCCTTGCCGGCGTCGTCGTCATCGCCGGCGGCTCGCTCGCCACCGACCAGCTTGACGGCACGCTGACGGAGAACGCGATCGGCTTTGCGCTCGGCATCCTGACGGCCATCTGCTATTCGACCGCCATCGTCACCATCCGCGTGCGCGCCCAGAAAGACGACAAGGTATCGATGGCCGTGCTGCAGTCGCTCGGCGCCGTCATCCTCGTCACGCCGCTCGGGCTTGCAACCTGGGAGCCGGTCGCGACCGCCGATCTCGGCCTCTTCCTTGCCGTCGGCACCTGCGGAACCATGGGCTTCCTGGCCATTTCCTACGCCCTGTCGCTGGCGCCGGTGACGCGCATCGCGCCGCTGGAATATGCCGCCTTCCTGTGGGCGAGCCTGTGGGGGTTCCTGTTCTTCGGCGAGACGCCGCGGCTGCCGACCATCCTCGGCGGCGCCCTCATCGTCATTGCCGGCCTCATCGTCATCCGCCAGGAGAGTGCGGTGGCCATGACCGAGGAAGAGACGCCGCCGGTGTAA
- a CDS encoding ATP-binding protein, translated as MNPLSNPYAPGAGTPPPELAGRDAILEAARLAVAMSRAGKPARSLMLVGLRGVGKTVLLNEIQEIADEAGAFTDFIEVSRNEPLSVVIVATLRAALLKFDRMKGVSETVKKGLRVLKSFVSAIKLKYGDVEFSVDVEEEAGVADSGTLRRDLAELFVAAAEAAKARNTSIVLLIDEIQTLAEDEFEALIMAIHRIDQKRLPLLVVGAGLPLLVKLSGEAKSYAERLFDYNRIGALDDTEAERALVAPASAAGVAFKDAAIARILEVTEGYPYFLQEWGYQCWNTAKASPITERDVKKASEAAIARLDENFFQSRFARLSDPQKRYLRAMAELGPGPHRSGDIARAMGKTSQNVAPIRDALISNGMIYSPKYGFAAFTVPLFDAFLKRTMPDEA; from the coding sequence ATGAACCCGCTTTCCAACCCCTACGCCCCCGGCGCCGGGACGCCGCCGCCGGAGCTTGCCGGTCGCGATGCGATCCTCGAGGCGGCGCGGCTCGCGGTCGCCATGAGCCGGGCGGGAAAGCCGGCGCGCAGCCTGATGCTGGTCGGGCTCAGGGGCGTCGGCAAGACCGTGCTCCTCAACGAGATCCAGGAGATCGCGGATGAGGCGGGCGCCTTCACCGACTTCATCGAGGTCAGCCGCAACGAGCCGCTCTCCGTCGTCATCGTCGCGACCCTGCGCGCCGCGCTCTTGAAGTTCGACCGCATGAAGGGCGTCAGCGAGACGGTGAAGAAGGGGCTGAGGGTCCTGAAGAGCTTCGTTTCCGCCATCAAGCTCAAATATGGCGACGTGGAATTCTCCGTCGACGTGGAGGAGGAGGCGGGCGTCGCCGACAGCGGCACCTTGCGCCGCGATCTTGCCGAGCTCTTCGTCGCCGCGGCCGAGGCGGCAAAGGCGCGGAACACCTCCATCGTCCTCCTCATCGACGAGATCCAGACGCTGGCCGAGGACGAGTTCGAGGCGCTGATCATGGCGATCCACCGGATCGACCAGAAGCGCCTGCCGCTCCTGGTCGTCGGCGCCGGACTGCCGCTGCTGGTCAAGCTCTCCGGCGAAGCGAAGTCCTATGCCGAGCGGCTGTTCGACTACAACCGGATCGGCGCATTGGACGACACGGAGGCGGAACGCGCACTGGTCGCGCCTGCTAGCGCGGCCGGCGTCGCCTTCAAGGACGCCGCGATCGCCCGCATCCTCGAAGTGACGGAAGGCTATCCCTACTTCCTGCAGGAATGGGGCTACCAGTGCTGGAACACGGCAAAGGCCTCGCCGATCACGGAACGGGATGTGAAGAAGGCGAGTGAAGCGGCGATCGCCCGGCTCGACGAGAATTTCTTCCAGTCCCGCTTTGCCCGCCTGTCCGATCCCCAGAAGCGCTATTTGCGTGCGATGGCCGAACTCGGGCCCGGTCCGCACCGCTCCGGCGACATCGCCAGGGCCATGGGAAAGACCTCCCAGAACGTGGCGCCGATCCGCGATGCGCTGATTTCCAACGGCATGATCTACAGCCCGAAATACGGGTTTGCCGCGTTCACCGTGCCGCTCTTCGACGCCTTTCTGAAAAGGACGATGCCGGACGAGGCGTGA
- the bcsS gene encoding cellulose biosynthesis protein BcsS encodes MGPRPARVFARRVLGSALASIILAGTAAADPSQETGRTSFALKRLLYFSSLDVTRDNAYAAIGMRFVPAGAGASSPIGAVTAGTGWYRYRRRRHAKRWFHAAIGGAGIAAGYRFERPRYGVTVLAGPAVERQTLSRPDPGNTAEGTRIAARGALDTWAKPAPHILATGYVSASTFDGLWYARAFAGHELRPDLFVGPELVGIGNNSYDERRIGAALLGAPLGWLRGNVAAGLRLRRDGARDGYLTGGLWHRF; translated from the coding sequence ATGGGGCCGCGGCCCGCCCGGGTCTTCGCACGGCGGGTGCTCGGCTCCGCGTTGGCCTCGATTATCCTGGCGGGAACGGCCGCTGCCGATCCCTCGCAAGAGACGGGGCGCACATCCTTCGCCCTCAAGCGCCTGCTCTATTTCTCCTCCCTCGACGTCACGCGGGACAACGCCTATGCGGCGATCGGCATGCGCTTTGTGCCCGCCGGCGCCGGGGCGTCCTCCCCCATCGGCGCCGTGACCGCCGGCACCGGCTGGTACCGCTACCGCCGGCGCCGCCATGCGAAGCGCTGGTTTCATGCCGCCATCGGCGGCGCCGGCATCGCCGCCGGCTATCGCTTCGAGCGCCCGCGCTACGGCGTCACTGTGCTTGCCGGCCCGGCGGTGGAACGCCAGACCCTGTCGCGCCCCGACCCGGGCAACACGGCCGAGGGCACCCGCATCGCCGCCCGCGGCGCGCTCGACACCTGGGCAAAGCCCGCGCCGCACATTCTCGCCACCGGCTATGTCTCCGCCTCCACCTTCGACGGGCTGTGGTACGCCCGCGCCTTCGCCGGCCATGAGCTCCGGCCGGACCTCTTCGTCGGTCCCGAACTCGTCGGCATCGGCAACAACAGCTATGACGAGCGGCGCATCGGCGCGGCCCTTCTGGGCGCCCCCCTCGGCTGGTTGCGCGGGAACGTCGCCGCCGGGCTCCGGCTGCGCCGCGACGGCGCGCGCGATGGCTATCTGACCGGCGGCCTCTGGCACCGCTTCTGA
- the hisG gene encoding ATP phosphoribosyltransferase — translation MSRDLILAVPSKGRLQENAAAFFARAGLKLEQPGGARNYRGRIKGLDGVEIAFLSASEIARELAAGNVHFGVTGLDLVYETVAEPDTCLHLVTPLGFGHADVVVAVPKAWIDVSTMSDLSDVAQDMRASSGRAMRVATKYIRTTRAFFAENGIADYRIVESLGATEGAPASGVAELIVDITTTGATLVANNLKILSDGVIRRSQAHLVAALRAPWDEEPLAAARTILDRIAAEARAGQIREIRTTVARAAMLGHDAVSRFGATVPFGAQGSNLVLHCPVDEVYPCVVWLRENGAETVTVSSVDYVFEATNPLFAGLKGRIGEG, via the coding sequence ATGAGCCGCGATCTGATCCTTGCCGTCCCCTCCAAGGGCCGCCTGCAGGAAAACGCTGCCGCGTTCTTCGCCCGCGCCGGCCTGAAGCTGGAACAGCCCGGCGGTGCCCGCAACTATCGCGGCCGCATCAAGGGGCTCGACGGCGTCGAGATCGCCTTCCTGTCGGCCTCGGAGATCGCCCGGGAGCTTGCGGCCGGCAACGTCCATTTCGGCGTCACCGGCCTCGACCTCGTCTACGAGACGGTCGCCGAGCCCGATACCTGCCTCCATCTCGTCACGCCCCTCGGCTTCGGCCATGCCGACGTGGTCGTCGCCGTGCCGAAAGCCTGGATCGACGTGTCGACCATGTCCGACCTCTCCGACGTCGCCCAGGACATGCGCGCCTCCTCCGGCCGCGCGATGCGGGTCGCGACGAAATACATCCGCACCACGCGGGCGTTCTTTGCCGAGAACGGCATTGCCGACTACCGGATCGTGGAAAGCCTGGGCGCGACGGAAGGCGCGCCGGCCTCCGGCGTTGCCGAACTCATCGTCGACATCACCACGACCGGCGCGACCCTCGTCGCCAACAACCTCAAGATCCTGTCGGACGGCGTCATCCGCCGCTCCCAGGCCCATCTGGTGGCAGCGTTGCGTGCGCCTTGGGACGAGGAGCCCCTTGCCGCCGCCCGCACGATCCTCGACCGCATCGCGGCCGAGGCCCGCGCCGGCCAAATCCGCGAAATCCGCACCACGGTCGCCCGCGCGGCCATGCTCGGCCACGACGCCGTCTCCCGCTTCGGGGCCACCGTCCCCTTCGGCGCCCAGGGCTCCAACCTGGTGCTCCACTGCCCCGTCGACGAGGTCTACCCCTGCGTCGTCTGGCTGCGCGAGAACGGCGCGGAAACGGTCACGGTCTCTTCGGTCGACTACGTCTTTGAGGCGACCAATCCGCTGTTTGCGGGGCTCAAGGGGCGGATCGGAGAGGGCTGA
- a CDS encoding ATP phosphoribosyltransferase regulatory subunit, whose product MTDFSERLERLRSLMETTGYRFVETDILQPAETFIDLAGEELRGRLFLTATVGGAELCLRPDFTIPVCSHHIASGDPARAAAYSYLGPVFRQRPGGTGEFPQAGIESLGREDREGADAEALTLALSCLRAFDLESPDIRLGDQALFFAFVDGLDLAAIWKRRLKAAFGDRARLNALIEQLAGRGPGGEDRRAGLLAALEGVDHEAARDLVEDLLSIAGIATVGGRTANEIAERFLEQATFAAGSSARPEIAELMTAFLDVAGTPDVVADRLAVIAADAGVDLTAALEAFNHRAQLIADRGIAYDRMRFAADFGRRLDYYTGFVFEIFDPARPDLGPLVGGGRYDKLLALLGAPCEVPAVGFSIWIERVPGGVAALGANGLGALT is encoded by the coding sequence ATGACCGATTTTTCCGAACGGCTGGAGCGCCTGCGCTCGCTGATGGAGACGACGGGCTACCGTTTCGTCGAGACCGACATCCTGCAGCCGGCCGAGACCTTCATCGACCTTGCCGGCGAGGAGCTGCGCGGCCGCCTGTTCCTGACCGCGACCGTCGGCGGCGCCGAGCTGTGCCTGCGCCCCGATTTCACTATCCCGGTCTGCAGCCACCACATCGCCTCGGGCGATCCGGCGCGCGCGGCCGCCTATTCCTATCTCGGCCCGGTGTTCCGCCAGCGTCCGGGCGGCACCGGCGAGTTCCCCCAGGCCGGGATCGAGTCGCTGGGCCGCGAGGATCGCGAGGGCGCCGACGCCGAGGCGCTGACCCTCGCACTGTCGTGCCTCAGGGCCTTCGACCTGGAATCCCCGGATATTCGCCTCGGCGACCAGGCCCTGTTCTTTGCCTTCGTCGACGGGCTCGATCTCGCCGCGATCTGGAAGCGTCGGCTGAAGGCCGCCTTCGGCGACCGCGCGCGGCTTAATGCCCTGATCGAACAGCTTGCCGGCCGCGGCCCCGGCGGCGAGGACCGCCGCGCCGGTCTGCTGGCCGCGCTGGAAGGCGTCGACCACGAAGCTGCCCGCGATCTCGTCGAGGACCTCCTCTCCATCGCCGGCATCGCCACCGTCGGCGGCCGCACCGCCAACGAGATCGCCGAGCGCTTTCTCGAACAGGCGACCTTTGCCGCAGGTTCCAGCGCCCGGCCGGAAATCGCCGAGCTGATGACCGCTTTCCTCGATGTTGCCGGCACGCCGGACGTCGTCGCCGACCGGCTGGCGGTGATCGCGGCCGATGCCGGCGTCGACCTGACGGCTGCGTTGGAGGCTTTCAACCACCGCGCCCAGCTCATCGCCGACCGCGGCATCGCCTATGACCGGATGCGCTTTGCCGCCGATTTCGGCCGCCGGCTGGATTACTACACCGGCTTCGTCTTCGAGATATTCGACCCAGCCCGGCCGGACCTCGGTCCGCTCGTCGGCGGAGGCCGCTATGACAAGCTGCTGGCGCTGCTCGGCGCCCCCTGCGAGGTGCCCGCCGTCGGCTTTTCGATCTGGATCGAGCGGGTGCCGGGCGGTGTCGCCGCGCTCGGCGCCAACGGCCTTGGAGCGCTGACATGA
- the hisS gene encoding histidine--tRNA ligase has translation MSGKAKADKLKARLPRGFVDREAAEIRATERMLQKVREIFERYGFDPVETPMVEYTDALGKFLPDQDRPNEGVFSFTDDDEQWLSLRYDLTAPLARHVAENFDSLPKPYRSYRNGWVFRNEKPGPGRFRQFMQFDADTVGAPTPAADAEMCMMMADTLDALGLEGQYVVRVNNRKVLDGVMEAIGLAGPEHAGTRLVVLRAVDKLDRLGLDGVRALLGEGRKDDSGDFTKGAGLGPNEVETVLSFVGAKGAAASDTIETLKGLVSESAVGSAGVEELAEIARLVGAAGYEGKVEVDPSVVRGLEYYTGPVYEAELTFEVTNDKGQVVRFGSVAGGGRYDGLVGRFKGQDVPSTGFSIGVSRLLSALKATGKVRLDDEDGPVIVTVMDRAAVADYQAMVSELRAARIRAELFLGNPKQFGKQLQYADRRNAPLAIIQGSDERGEGVVQIKDLIEGKRLSENIEDNAEWRAARPAQVTVPREKLVETVQKMLAEQAADRDGEAGQ, from the coding sequence ATGTCTGGCAAGGCCAAAGCGGACAAGCTGAAGGCGCGTCTGCCGCGCGGGTTCGTCGATCGCGAAGCGGCGGAAATCCGCGCCACGGAACGCATGTTGCAAAAGGTCCGCGAGATCTTCGAGCGCTACGGCTTCGATCCGGTCGAGACCCCGATGGTCGAATATACCGATGCGCTCGGGAAATTCCTGCCCGACCAGGACCGGCCCAACGAGGGCGTCTTTTCCTTCACCGACGACGACGAGCAGTGGCTGAGCCTGCGCTACGACCTGACCGCGCCGCTCGCCCGCCATGTCGCGGAGAATTTTGACAGCCTGCCGAAGCCCTACCGCTCCTATCGGAACGGCTGGGTATTCCGCAACGAAAAGCCCGGCCCCGGCCGGTTCCGCCAGTTCATGCAGTTCGACGCCGACACGGTCGGTGCGCCGACCCCGGCGGCGGACGCGGAAATGTGCATGATGATGGCGGACACGCTGGATGCGCTCGGGCTTGAGGGCCAGTACGTCGTCCGCGTCAACAACCGCAAGGTTCTGGACGGCGTCATGGAGGCGATCGGGCTCGCCGGTCCCGAGCACGCCGGAACACGCCTCGTCGTGCTGCGTGCCGTCGACAAGCTCGACCGCCTCGGCCTCGACGGCGTCCGCGCTCTGCTCGGCGAAGGCCGCAAGGATGACAGCGGCGATTTCACCAAAGGCGCCGGGCTTGGACCGAATGAGGTCGAGACGGTACTGTCCTTCGTCGGCGCCAAGGGCGCGGCGGCGAGCGACACGATCGAGACCCTGAAGGGCCTCGTCTCCGAAAGCGCCGTCGGCAGCGCCGGCGTCGAGGAACTCGCCGAGATCGCCCGCCTCGTCGGGGCCGCCGGCTATGAGGGCAAGGTCGAGGTCGACCCCTCGGTCGTCCGTGGCCTGGAATATTACACCGGCCCGGTCTACGAGGCCGAACTGACCTTCGAGGTCACCAACGACAAGGGCCAGGTGGTCCGCTTCGGCTCGGTCGCCGGCGGCGGGCGCTATGACGGCCTCGTCGGCCGCTTCAAGGGCCAGGACGTGCCGTCCACCGGCTTTTCCATCGGCGTCTCGCGGCTCTTGTCGGCCTTGAAGGCGACCGGCAAGGTCCGGCTCGACGACGAGGACGGCCCGGTCATCGTCACCGTCATGGACCGCGCCGCCGTCGCCGACTACCAGGCGATGGTGTCTGAACTGCGTGCAGCACGCATCAGAGCCGAACTCTTCCTCGGCAACCCCAAGCAGTTCGGCAAGCAGCTCCAATATGCCGACCGCCGCAATGCCCCGCTGGCGATCATCCAGGGGTCCGACGAGCGCGGCGAGGGCGTCGTCCAGATCAAGGACCTGATCGAGGGCAAGCGGCTGTCGGAAAACATCGAGGACAACGCCGAATGGCGCGCCGCCCGCCCGGCGCAGGTGACGGTCCCGCGGGAAAAACTCGTCGAGACCGTCCAGAAAATGCTCGCCGAGCAGGCGGCGGACCGGGACGGGGAGGCGGGCCAATGA
- a CDS encoding sigma-54-dependent transcriptional regulator, translated as MGGIRDSVANCRILVVESDPAERRVLSAELDGAFAAASAPVFATEPRDALARLRSDSFDLVLLDIATVGESERIADFARQAPEAVLLATSRTGTVTGAVEALRAGADDFIVKPFTARRIKERFAECAARRRRPVPTAAPRKAENASDRDFENFVGTSPAMLGVYEQIRRIANSRAPVFITGESGTGKELCAEAVHSRSPRADGPFIAINCSAIPADLMESEIFGHQRGAFTGAISDRPGAAELADGGTLFLDEIGEMDLGLQAKLLRFIQTGTVRRVGGTAIEAVDVRFVCATNRDPMAEVAEGRFREDLFYRLHVLPIALPPLRHRPEDVLPLAGIFLRRFASEESKAFFAFDPAVEARLAAYSWPGNVRQLENVVRQIVVLFDGDVVTADMLPPGVCASGEGAGRMPIDALRPRFHGHHAIVPFREQEQQIIEQALDAFDGNISRAAAALEIAPSTIYRKRQSWLGRHPGAGN; from the coding sequence ATGGGTGGAATCCGGGATTCGGTCGCCAACTGCCGCATCCTCGTCGTTGAGTCCGATCCCGCCGAACGGCGGGTCCTTTCCGCCGAACTGGACGGTGCCTTCGCGGCGGCCTCCGCGCCGGTCTTTGCCACGGAACCCCGGGACGCGCTGGCGCGGCTTCGCAGCGACAGCTTCGACCTCGTCCTCCTCGACATCGCCACCGTCGGCGAGAGCGAGCGCATCGCCGATTTCGCGCGCCAGGCGCCGGAGGCCGTGCTGCTGGCCACCTCGCGCACCGGCACGGTGACCGGCGCCGTTGAAGCGCTCCGGGCGGGCGCCGACGACTTCATCGTCAAGCCGTTCACCGCGCGCCGCATCAAGGAGCGTTTCGCCGAATGCGCCGCGCGTCGCCGGCGCCCGGTTCCGACCGCCGCTCCGCGCAAGGCGGAAAACGCCTCGGACCGGGACTTTGAGAATTTCGTCGGCACCTCGCCGGCCATGCTCGGCGTCTACGAGCAGATCAGGCGCATCGCCAATTCCCGCGCCCCGGTCTTCATCACCGGCGAATCCGGCACCGGCAAGGAGCTGTGCGCGGAAGCCGTGCATTCCCGCTCGCCGCGGGCCGACGGGCCGTTCATCGCGATCAACTGCAGCGCCATTCCCGCCGACCTGATGGAAAGCGAGATCTTCGGCCACCAGCGCGGCGCCTTCACCGGCGCCATCAGCGACCGGCCGGGCGCGGCGGAACTTGCCGACGGCGGCACGCTGTTCCTCGACGAAATCGGCGAGATGGATCTCGGCCTGCAGGCAAAGCTGCTGCGCTTCATCCAGACCGGCACGGTGCGCCGGGTCGGCGGCACCGCCATCGAGGCCGTCGACGTCCGGTTCGTGTGCGCCACCAACCGCGATCCGATGGCCGAGGTCGCCGAGGGCCGGTTTCGCGAGGACCTCTTCTACCGGCTGCACGTCCTGCCGATCGCCCTGCCGCCGCTGCGCCACCGGCCGGAGGACGTGCTGCCGCTCGCCGGCATCTTCCTCCGCCGTTTCGCCAGCGAAGAGTCGAAGGCCTTTTTCGCCTTCGATCCGGCCGTGGAAGCCCGGCTTGCGGCCTATTCCTGGCCGGGCAACGTGCGCCAGCTTGAAAACGTGGTGCGCCAGATCGTCGTCCTCTTCGACGGCGACGTGGTCACCGCGGACATGCTGCCGCCGGGCGTCTGCGCGAGCGGCGAGGGCGCCGGGCGCATGCCGATCGATGCACTTCGGCCGCGCTTTCACGGGCACCACGCGATCGTGCCGTTTCGCGAGCAGGAACAACAGATTATCGAGCAGGCGCTGGATGCCTTCGACGGCAATATCTCGCGCGCCGCGGCGGCCCTTGAGATCGCTCCCTCAACCATTTACCGCAAGCGCCAGAGCTGGCTCGGGCGCCATCCCGGCGCCGGAAACTGA